One segment of Anastrepha obliqua isolate idAnaObli1 chromosome 3, idAnaObli1_1.0, whole genome shotgun sequence DNA contains the following:
- the LOC129240484 gene encoding histidine-rich glycoprotein encodes MKPVICILALALASANAGLLPHHGHDAHIVEGAHHVDIPHGSGIHLGHSSSIVIDASGDSHHIDAHPVYHHDDHHAHVDVHPVVHDVHHDVHHTAAAAKIVHHEPIHHVEPVHHVTKVVHHEPHHFLHYVKPVIDHHVIHQDSHHDEHLHAHDLHHAEAYHSPLLHHHEHLAHHAHIVDHSHHHAALVHTVPAHVHHHTHAAVVHKLYPGDAHHGNLLAFARHALHGKYGKVKITEKHY; translated from the exons ATGAAG CCTGTGATCTGTATTCTGGCTCTAGCCCTCGCCTCCGCCAATGCCGGCCTTTTGCCACACCATGGTCATGACGCGcatattgttgaaggcgcccACCACGTCGACATTCCACATGGCAGTGGCATCCATCTCGGCCACTCATCGTCCATTGTTATCGATGCCAGCGGCGATTCACACCACATCGATGCGCATCCTGTCTACCACCACGATGACCATCATGCTCATGTCGACGTGCATCCTGTCGTGCATGATGTGCATCATGATGTGCACCATACCGCCGCTGCCGCAAAGATTGTTCATCACGAACCCATCCACCATGTAGAGCCAGTGCATCACGTAACCAAAGTTGTGCACCATGAACCCCATCACTTCCTGCACTACGTCAAGCCCGTGATTGATCATCATGTCATCCACCAGGACAGCCATCATGACGAGCACTTGCACGCGCACGATCTGCATCACGCCGAAGCATACCACTCTCCTCTTCTGCACCACCACGAGCACTTGGCCCACCATGCCCATATTGTCGATCACAGCCACCACCATGCTGCCCTGGTGCACACCGTACCTGCCCACGTCCACCACCACACGCATGCTGCTGTTGTGCACAAACTCTACCCAGGAGATGCGCATCATGGTAACCTTCTTGCCTTCGCGCGCCACGCCCTTCACGGCAAATACGGCAAAGTTAAGATCACCGAGAAACATTACTAA